The genomic region AATAACGTTGCATTTGTGTCTGGTTGCCTATTTGGGTAATAATGATATGGTGAAGTGTGCCACTGCTTTCCATCGTGCCATAAAATTTTAATATTGCTTTCTAACATGATACTCATAAATGCTTTGTATTATTTCCCGTATTTACGGATAGCTTCCTTGATACGTTCTACACGATTCTCTGGATCTGGATGCGTGCTTTGGAACTCTGGTGCACGATTGGGTCCAGCAGCATTTTTTAAAATTTCCATGACACCTATCATTTCATAAGGGTCATAACCGGCGTCAATCATCATTTTAACACCTAGATCATCACTTTGTAATTCGTCATCACGTCCATATTTCATGGTCAACATTTGAGCAATAGACGCTGCGGCCTCGCCGCCGCCATCTGTCCCGACACTCACACCGGTGATAACGCCTTGTGCCAGACCTTGCTGGCTCATACGCTCTGCACTATGTCTTGCAATGACATGACCTATCTCATGTCCCATAACACCAGCAAGTTGATCTTCATTTTCTAGTTGACTATAAAGGGCTGCAGTAATGAAACACTGTCCGCCAGGTAATGCAAAAGCGTTTATCGTTCTATCGTCTGCAAGGAGATGAAAGTCGTATTGGTATTCTGTATTTTTACCTACACTGCTGTTGACTAGCTTATTTCCTACGCGATCTAATTGAGCTTGCGCATTTTGATCTGGATGTAAACCTCCATATTCTTGAATCATGCTAGGTGCAGCACTTAATCCCATAGCAATTTCTTGATCTGTAGTTAAGTCTACATATTGAGTTTCACCAGTGTAGTGATTAGTCTCTGCACTAGAGCAGTATTTAAGTATGGCAAAAGCGACTATTGCTAGTCCTATAAATAATCTGATTTTTCCTGATCCGCCTCTCATGATGGTTGAATTTTAATAAGCCTAAATTAGAAAAAAAAATGTGTAATCATTTTTTTATTGAAGACTAGGATTGACTCCTTTAATGTGTTCGTTATAATACCTTAATAAACGTTCATCGCTTATTTTTTCCATCCCTAGAATGTCTTGACTTCTTAGAAAGGTCAAGAAATTCGTTTCAGAAAGATATTCTTTGAGCAGCTTACGCGAAAGCGGTGCATAGCTGTAGTGCCAT from Nonlabens arenilitoris harbors:
- a CDS encoding M48 family metalloprotease, with the protein product MRGGSGKIRLFIGLAIVAFAILKYCSSAETNHYTGETQYVDLTTDQEIAMGLSAAPSMIQEYGGLHPDQNAQAQLDRVGNKLVNSSVGKNTEYQYDFHLLADDRTINAFALPGGQCFITAALYSQLENEDQLAGVMGHEIGHVIARHSAERMSQQGLAQGVITGVSVGTDGGGEAAASIAQMLTMKYGRDDELQSDDLGVKMMIDAGYDPYEMIGVMEILKNAAGPNRAPEFQSTHPDPENRVERIKEAIRKYGK